One uncultured Acidilobus sp. JCHS genomic window carries:
- a CDS encoding Alpha-amylase/alpha-mannosidase, which yields MNNSRRALALGLLVLVLAVVVVPLVNMPVVLKSARAQQGSGQVYSNFTVSWSGNLTVYLYGVSPSSKVLLWWGIEPYPQGPWYTTSGKPGNMETPMTYNSTLRAFVATIGPFENGTWVAYVFNVNGTIWINYEGHAFWNWNVIINPPMNIVGYTKAWVLPNGSIMITAIGRPPDEMILWWGLTSGPQTGLPWYTTAGTPGANQTVMTYNPLWGNYTAIIGPFKPGQWVQWVYHDAYTGWWIHNSNVSPGANFAIQDVYTPVHAVAMHTSQLVYEVGQQVVMNVTVQNEGPAMNYTIALQVGTEVVSNRTVELPSGYSNLTFTFPANLPMGIYNVFLLVGLKGIWQNSTVGQLYIVNTTGRKPLSVVIVWNMHQPLYLEPNGTWGQPWVQWHTGQDLYWNGSLVGAYELQAMLLNEFPNINVTIDFTPVLLYQWEAFLHQSSPTFMGSGVLVSHDQQATEETIALYRKLVQEGRLQVLTVPFYHPLEALVYDNGWQSDLLAQLLMGENMTYTVFGVRANGVWTPEMGFNMGLLWLYADAGLNVTILDYQAFVQMAPALTVVSGNTSLGPYGIYVVQNSLGQRMYVLFRDTALSNMFSFIFFSQSPQLTQQMLLQYLVKVYMEHPGAVVVVALDGENPIIFNPTPLSAKDLYAIYQALSEAEGEGWLVTQTVNQAIETHQVAAVLTNLPEESWATNLNNWNNGYSAKVYIWDNVSLAREYLAAYSAMLGMPISPVVPLSFAHAPNASASAFEAMTGEPAYVTVNGVTYANPLYMYYTMWNWLYVSEGSDWTWQAGPPNNGPQWFWVQPVIYDQAIVSYVRQAFSKVTPFSVVTNGQGKVLINFYNNLTSAQAPLPVHLYLVISNGTANVSEYVTLGKQVSAVTANITVAPGSAVTVYLYAPVTQPELGAAVTPVSNNGLLIGEYTLTAQKGVMTTTAPPSPSTASTSTTLTVTTPSTAVTTTETSTTAIWVVVGIVIVAVIIAVLLGVSRR from the coding sequence TTGAATAACTCCAGGAGGGCGTTAGCCCTAGGTCTCCTCGTCCTGGTCCTTGCAGTTGTGGTCGTTCCCCTCGTCAACATGCCGGTCGTGCTCAAGTCAGCCAGGGCCCAGCAGGGCTCTGGCCAGGTGTACTCAAACTTTACCGTCTCGTGGAGCGGCAATCTGACGGTGTACCTGTACGGGGTTTCGCCCTCCTCTAAGGTGCTCCTCTGGTGGGGCATAGAGCCGTACCCGCAGGGGCCGTGGTACACGACCAGCGGCAAGCCGGGCAACATGGAGACCCCCATGACCTATAATTCCACGCTGAGGGCGTTCGTGGCCACCATAGGGCCCTTCGAGAACGGCACGTGGGTCGCCTACGTCTTTAACGTGAACGGCACCATCTGGATAAACTACGAGGGCCATGCCTTCTGGAACTGGAACGTCATAATTAACCCTCCTATGAACATAGTAGGCTACACTAAGGCCTGGGTGCTTCCCAACGGCTCAATAATGATAACGGCCATAGGCAGACCCCCTGACGAGATGATACTCTGGTGGGGCCTGACCTCAGGGCCTCAGACTGGCTTGCCGTGGTACACCACCGCAGGCACCCCTGGGGCCAACCAGACCGTCATGACCTACAACCCGCTGTGGGGCAACTACACCGCCATCATAGGTCCCTTCAAGCCCGGCCAGTGGGTGCAGTGGGTCTACCACGACGCCTACACGGGCTGGTGGATACACAACAGCAACGTGAGCCCAGGCGCTAACTTCGCCATACAGGACGTCTACACGCCGGTCCACGCCGTGGCCATGCACACCAGCCAGCTCGTCTACGAGGTCGGGCAGCAGGTGGTAATGAACGTGACCGTTCAGAACGAGGGGCCGGCCATGAACTACACCATAGCGCTCCAGGTAGGGACCGAGGTGGTCTCAAACAGGACCGTTGAGCTGCCGAGCGGGTACTCCAACCTGACCTTCACGTTCCCGGCCAACCTCCCAATGGGCATCTATAACGTCTTCCTGCTGGTAGGACTCAAGGGCATATGGCAGAACAGCACCGTCGGGCAGCTCTACATAGTTAACACCACCGGCAGGAAGCCTCTGAGCGTCGTGATAGTCTGGAACATGCACCAACCCCTCTACCTTGAGCCCAACGGCACGTGGGGCCAGCCATGGGTTCAGTGGCACACCGGCCAGGACCTCTACTGGAACGGGAGCCTCGTGGGCGCCTATGAGCTCCAGGCGATGCTGCTTAACGAGTTCCCAAACATAAACGTGACCATAGACTTCACGCCAGTGCTCCTATACCAGTGGGAGGCTTTCCTGCACCAGAGCAGCCCGACGTTCATGGGATCTGGGGTGCTGGTAAGCCATGACCAGCAGGCCACGGAGGAGACCATAGCCCTCTACAGGAAGCTAGTACAGGAGGGCAGGCTTCAGGTACTTACGGTGCCCTTCTACCACCCGCTTGAGGCGCTAGTCTACGACAACGGCTGGCAGTCAGACCTCCTGGCCCAGCTACTCATGGGCGAGAACATGACCTACACAGTCTTCGGCGTGAGAGCCAACGGCGTTTGGACCCCAGAGATGGGCTTTAACATGGGCCTGCTGTGGCTCTACGCTGACGCAGGCTTAAACGTGACCATACTTGACTACCAGGCCTTCGTCCAGATGGCCCCGGCCCTCACCGTCGTGAGCGGCAACACGAGCCTGGGTCCCTATGGCATCTATGTCGTCCAGAACTCCCTGGGCCAGAGGATGTACGTGCTCTTCAGGGACACCGCGCTCTCCAACATGTTCAGCTTCATATTCTTCAGCCAGTCACCCCAGCTCACCCAGCAGATGCTCCTCCAGTACCTAGTGAAGGTCTACATGGAGCACCCAGGGGCTGTGGTCGTGGTGGCCCTTGACGGTGAGAACCCGATAATATTCAACCCGACGCCTCTGTCCGCGAAGGACCTCTACGCGATCTACCAGGCTTTGTCAGAGGCCGAGGGCGAGGGCTGGCTTGTGACCCAGACGGTGAACCAGGCCATAGAGACCCACCAGGTGGCGGCAGTTCTGACAAACCTTCCAGAGGAGAGCTGGGCCACCAACCTCAACAACTGGAACAACGGCTACTCGGCCAAGGTCTACATATGGGACAATGTGAGCCTTGCCAGGGAGTACCTGGCCGCGTACTCGGCCATGCTAGGCATGCCTATATCGCCTGTGGTGCCGCTTTCCTTCGCCCATGCGCCCAACGCCAGCGCAAGCGCCTTTGAGGCAATGACTGGCGAGCCAGCCTACGTCACTGTGAACGGGGTTACCTACGCGAACCCGCTCTACATGTACTACACCATGTGGAACTGGCTCTACGTCAGCGAGGGCAGCGACTGGACCTGGCAGGCAGGGCCGCCCAACAACGGGCCGCAGTGGTTCTGGGTCCAGCCGGTCATATACGACCAGGCAATAGTGAGCTACGTGAGGCAGGCGTTCTCGAAGGTGACGCCCTTCAGCGTCGTCACTAACGGGCAGGGCAAGGTCCTCATAAACTTCTACAACAACCTAACCTCCGCCCAGGCCCCGTTGCCCGTCCACCTGTACCTGGTGATATCTAATGGCACAGCCAACGTCAGCGAGTACGTGACGCTCGGCAAGCAGGTCTCAGCGGTCACCGCCAACATAACCGTGGCCCCAGGCTCTGCTGTCACCGTCTACCTCTACGCGCCCGTGACGCAGCCCGAGCTCGGCGCCGCGGTGACCCCCGTGTCGAACAACGGCCTGCTGATAGGCGAGTACACGCTGACGGCCCAGAAGGGGGTCATGACTACGACAGCCCCGCCCTCGCCGTCAACCGCGTCAACCTCTACTACGCTAACTGTTACTACGCCGAGCACTGCGGTGACCACAACAGAGACTTCAACTACTGCGATCTGGGTAGTGGTAGGCATAGTAATCGTGGCCGTCATAATAGCTGTCCTACTAGGGGTTTCGAGACGCTAA
- a CDS encoding Peptidase family M50 — MIPAWAYTAAAFIAAWLVLYFVVGGTRGPLTVYPFLLIYRLRYSRAPYAPGTRARLIRAYGLVSVPLAMVSAALFYYVSATLFVRRYIAPTQAASQEGFVPLIPGVTVGLSELIYILLAVGVAVLVHELSHAVVARSVGVPIRSAGFLLLAFIPAAFVEPDEEAMKAARVRSKAMIYSAGVAANLALGLTFMYLTGYLAAHLANGVQIVSVQLGSPASHAGLQPGMVIVAVNGTPVRTVEQGLRALVRSGAEGSGAAVVTLSVLYQGVLRNLTVFKPAGYARLGIEVVQAFSIPWLMSFVSAMYVVNFGLALVNAAPLAFPLPGFGVESDGGQALREALSRFRAGREAAAAVELLTLLLLLSLITIAPVRLP; from the coding sequence TCCTGATCTACAGGCTCAGGTACAGCAGGGCCCCCTATGCGCCGGGGACCAGGGCGAGGCTGATCAGGGCCTACGGCCTGGTCTCGGTGCCCCTCGCCATGGTCTCAGCGGCCCTGTTCTACTACGTCAGCGCTACGCTGTTCGTAAGGAGGTACATAGCGCCGACTCAGGCCGCCTCCCAGGAGGGCTTCGTGCCGCTGATACCTGGCGTCACGGTGGGGCTGAGCGAGCTCATCTACATACTTCTGGCCGTTGGAGTAGCGGTCCTAGTCCATGAGCTCTCCCACGCGGTTGTGGCGAGGTCCGTCGGCGTCCCCATAAGGAGCGCCGGCTTCCTGCTGCTCGCCTTCATACCCGCGGCCTTCGTGGAGCCTGACGAGGAGGCCATGAAGGCTGCGAGGGTCAGGTCAAAGGCCATGATATACTCGGCCGGTGTCGCGGCCAACCTGGCCCTTGGCCTCACCTTCATGTACCTCACTGGTTACCTGGCGGCCCACCTGGCTAACGGCGTTCAGATAGTTAGCGTCCAGCTCGGCTCGCCGGCTTCACATGCTGGGCTTCAGCCGGGCATGGTTATAGTTGCCGTTAACGGGACCCCGGTGAGAACCGTTGAGCAGGGCCTCAGGGCCCTTGTCAGGTCAGGGGCCGAGGGGTCCGGGGCGGCTGTCGTGACCCTCTCTGTGTTATATCAGGGGGTCCTCAGGAACCTCACGGTGTTCAAGCCCGCCGGCTACGCCAGGCTCGGCATAGAGGTAGTACAGGCCTTCTCGATTCCGTGGCTCATGAGCTTCGTCTCAGCTATGTACGTGGTGAACTTCGGCCTGGCGCTCGTGAACGCCGCGCCCCTGGCCTTTCCCCTTCCAGGCTTCGGCGTAGAGAGCGATGGAGGGCAGGCCCTGAGGGAAGCGCTTTCAAGGTTCAGGGCTGGTCGCGAGGCGGCCGCGGCCGTTGAGCTCTTGACGCTGCTCCTGCTCCTGAGCCTCATAACTATAGCGCCCGTAAGGCTACCTTAA
- a CDS encoding putative P-loop ATPase/GTPase, producing MKVLIAGLIPNDAGKTVLAASLVKALLREGVSATPVKPLGATDLWGHPEALSRSREARLVVTWDGYILHRASGGRLPIEVINPIGALLAPTPPSRYRSRSSYEASLVEPYRRAVLTRVTGCAGGSRSLHLANADAMSRVPQQVSEALQEVIMYLTPPPTPASDEAIAGIFSGAGSTAADTCLAMAEASSDAVIVESNSDVVAPTPSSSYPSLAIMVVPGEAYLVEGTRLSRALEAIAMSGRPWAAKAMEALELTGHLGRVDLPLLEDPDEGYPPDVISPLVEAVKGRLRKG from the coding sequence TTGAAGGTGCTGATAGCAGGCCTCATACCTAACGACGCCGGGAAGACGGTCCTGGCAGCCAGCCTGGTCAAGGCCCTCCTCAGGGAGGGCGTCTCAGCGACCCCGGTCAAGCCCCTCGGCGCCACTGACCTCTGGGGGCACCCAGAGGCGCTAAGCAGGTCAAGGGAGGCCAGGCTCGTGGTCACCTGGGACGGCTACATCCTCCACAGGGCGTCAGGGGGAAGGCTGCCAATAGAGGTGATTAACCCCATAGGGGCCCTCCTGGCGCCCACGCCCCCCTCCAGGTACAGGAGCAGGTCAAGCTACGAGGCCTCCCTTGTGGAGCCCTACAGGAGGGCGGTGCTGACGAGGGTCACGGGCTGCGCGGGGGGCAGCAGGTCGCTACACCTGGCCAACGCTGACGCCATGTCAAGGGTTCCCCAGCAGGTCAGCGAGGCGCTGCAGGAGGTGATTATGTACCTTACGCCTCCCCCTACGCCGGCCAGCGACGAGGCCATAGCGGGCATATTCTCAGGCGCCGGCTCAACGGCCGCCGACACCTGCCTCGCCATGGCTGAGGCCTCCAGCGACGCGGTGATAGTGGAGTCGAACAGCGACGTAGTTGCCCCAACGCCCTCATCGTCATATCCCTCCCTGGCCATCATGGTGGTGCCGGGGGAGGCCTACCTGGTTGAGGGGACCAGGCTCTCAAGGGCCCTTGAGGCCATAGCCATGTCAGGCAGGCCATGGGCGGCGAAGGCCATGGAGGCGCTTGAGCTGACGGGCCACCTGGGCAGGGTCGACCTGCCCCTCCTCGAGGACCCTGACGAGGGCTACCCGCCTGACGTTATCTCGCCACTCGTCGAGGCCGTGAAGGGCAGGCTAAGAAAGGGCTGA
- a CDS encoding S-methyl-5-thioribose-1-phosphate isomerase — MKIDDLLARLDRFKEFLTVKPLYWDFETNEFVWLDTRQIPWAEVYVRTKDYRRVAQAIKDMEIRGAPAIGVSAGFGMALAAVHSKASRSAQLMEELRVAKEVLSKTRPTAFNLFWALDRVMRVAEAVADREDDADAVREAVMREALTMYVEDVENNVNMGRHGSKLIDDGARIVTHCNTGSLATAGFGTALGVIRYAWLEGKRIRVYADETRPLLQGARLTVWELKKDGIPVTLVVDGASGLLFRRGMADLAIVGADRITLTGHVANKIGTYNLALAANASGRPFYVAAPTSTVQPVEGEEHIVIEERSLDEVRTVLGKLSITVEGVEAFNPAFDVTPPELVTAIITEKGVARSPYTRSLREILGLT, encoded by the coding sequence ATGAAGATAGACGACCTGTTGGCCAGGCTTGACAGATTTAAGGAGTTCCTAACGGTAAAGCCCCTCTACTGGGACTTCGAGACCAACGAGTTCGTGTGGCTCGACACAAGGCAGATCCCCTGGGCCGAGGTCTACGTTAGGACCAAGGACTACAGGAGAGTGGCCCAGGCGATAAAGGACATGGAGATCAGGGGCGCGCCCGCCATAGGCGTCTCAGCTGGCTTCGGGATGGCGCTGGCCGCGGTCCACTCTAAGGCCTCGAGAAGCGCTCAGCTGATGGAGGAGCTCAGGGTCGCCAAGGAGGTCCTGTCCAAGACGAGGCCGACGGCCTTCAACTTGTTCTGGGCCCTGGACAGGGTCATGAGGGTTGCTGAGGCTGTCGCCGACAGGGAGGACGACGCTGACGCCGTGAGGGAGGCAGTCATGAGGGAGGCGCTGACCATGTACGTTGAGGACGTAGAGAACAACGTCAACATGGGGCGCCACGGCTCCAAGCTGATAGATGACGGGGCCAGGATAGTGACCCACTGCAACACGGGCTCCTTGGCCACGGCCGGCTTTGGCACGGCCCTCGGCGTCATAAGGTACGCCTGGCTTGAGGGCAAGAGGATAAGGGTCTACGCTGATGAGACGAGGCCCCTCCTGCAGGGCGCTAGGCTCACCGTCTGGGAGCTCAAGAAGGACGGCATACCTGTGACGTTAGTAGTTGACGGGGCCTCGGGGCTGCTCTTCAGGAGGGGCATGGCGGACCTAGCCATAGTGGGGGCCGACAGGATAACGCTGACCGGCCACGTAGCCAACAAGATAGGCACCTACAACCTGGCCCTCGCGGCCAACGCCAGCGGGAGACCCTTCTACGTCGCGGCCCCGACCAGCACGGTACAGCCAGTTGAGGGCGAGGAACACATAGTCATTGAAGAGAGGTCGCTCGACGAGGTCAGGACCGTGCTCGGTAAGCTGAGCATAACCGTTGAGGGCGTTGAGGCCTTTAACCCGGCCTTTGACGTGACCCCTCCTGAGCTCGTGACCGCCATCATAACTGAGAAAGGTGTGGCCAGGAGCCCATACACCAGGAGCCTCAGGGAAATCCTCGGCTTAACGTAA
- a CDS encoding isocitrate dehydrogenase, NADP-dependent, prokaryotic type yields the protein MAKALARIPCTVDELKPPAEGEFARYENGRLIVPDNLIVAYFKGDGIGPEIVDSAIKVMNAAVEKAYGGSRRLVWWEVAAGDLAEQECGNRLPEATLQAFKMARVNLKGPLTTPVGGGWRSINVTIRMVLDLYSNVRPVKWYGQPAPHCHPEKIDWVIFRENTEDLYAGIEWPANSPEAQKVRDFLKKEFGIELTPDTGIGVKPISRWKTQRHVRRAMEWAIRNGYRYVTIMHKGNIMKYTEGAFKDWAYELILKEFRDYVVTEEEVNTKYGGKAPPDKIIVNDRIADNMLQQIITRPGEYNVIVTPNLNGDYISDEANALVGGIGMAAGLDMGDGIALAEPVHGSAPKYAGKNVINPTAEILSGMYLLSDFVGWREVKLLVEHAIRQAIAHKQVTYDLAREMPGVQPISTTEYTDVLIGYIKEADLKTLKGQ from the coding sequence TTGGCGAAGGCCTTGGCGAGGATCCCCTGTACTGTAGATGAGCTCAAGCCCCCAGCGGAGGGTGAGTTCGCAAGGTATGAGAACGGGAGGCTCATAGTCCCAGATAACCTCATAGTGGCCTACTTCAAGGGCGACGGCATAGGCCCCGAGATCGTTGACAGCGCGATTAAGGTCATGAACGCGGCCGTTGAGAAGGCCTACGGCGGCTCCAGGAGGCTGGTCTGGTGGGAGGTGGCGGCGGGCGACCTGGCCGAGCAGGAGTGCGGGAACAGGCTGCCTGAGGCCACCCTTCAGGCCTTCAAGATGGCCAGAGTCAACCTGAAGGGCCCCCTGACAACGCCTGTCGGCGGCGGCTGGAGGAGCATAAACGTCACGATAAGGATGGTCCTTGACCTCTACTCCAACGTGAGGCCCGTCAAGTGGTACGGCCAGCCGGCCCCTCACTGCCACCCAGAGAAGATAGACTGGGTGATATTCAGGGAGAACACGGAGGACCTCTACGCCGGCATAGAGTGGCCCGCCAACAGCCCCGAGGCCCAGAAGGTCAGGGACTTCCTTAAGAAGGAGTTCGGCATCGAGCTCACGCCTGACACGGGCATCGGCGTAAAGCCAATATCAAGGTGGAAGACGCAGAGGCACGTGAGGAGGGCCATGGAGTGGGCCATAAGGAACGGCTACAGGTACGTGACCATAATGCACAAGGGCAACATAATGAAGTACACGGAGGGCGCCTTCAAGGACTGGGCCTATGAGCTTATACTGAAGGAGTTCAGGGACTACGTGGTGACGGAGGAAGAGGTCAACACCAAGTACGGCGGTAAGGCCCCGCCGGACAAGATAATAGTTAACGACAGGATAGCCGACAACATGCTCCAGCAGATAATCACGAGGCCGGGCGAGTACAACGTCATAGTCACGCCTAACCTAAACGGTGACTACATAAGCGACGAGGCGAACGCCCTGGTCGGCGGCATAGGCATGGCCGCTGGCCTCGACATGGGCGACGGGATAGCCCTCGCCGAGCCTGTTCACGGCAGCGCCCCCAAGTACGCTGGCAAGAACGTGATAAACCCCACCGCCGAGATACTCAGCGGCATGTACCTGCTGAGCGACTTCGTTGGCTGGAGGGAGGTCAAGCTGCTGGTCGAGCACGCGATAAGGCAGGCCATAGCTCACAAGCAGGTGACCTACGACCTGGCCAGGGAGATGCCGGGCGTCCAGCCCATATCAACAACTGAGTACACAGATGTCCTGATAGGCTACATAAAGGAGGCCGACCTCAAGACCCTGAAGGGCCAGTAA
- a CDS encoding putative membrane protein — MVSGVALFVDILDVQLQVLAWGLLAGAAWVLLRFGMPRGETEKLDKGFGYAFFTIGLYAFITGLWATFAWPLPSSYNLVLSDPYALFGIAYLALGLALIYGADLRGVMYMIAFLSLSVFIYGADIYNYHMTHEPAAAAAMYIFIALAALLSPLLTYRSTSRWFAYIEIVLLVIGALLSAYIGASATFEHTAGWVKWVPFYG, encoded by the coding sequence ATGGTGAGCGGCGTGGCGCTGTTCGTCGACATACTCGACGTACAGCTCCAGGTCCTGGCCTGGGGTCTCCTGGCCGGCGCCGCCTGGGTCCTGCTGAGGTTCGGGATGCCGAGAGGGGAGACAGAGAAGCTTGACAAGGGCTTCGGCTACGCCTTCTTCACGATAGGCCTCTACGCCTTCATAACCGGCCTCTGGGCGACCTTCGCGTGGCCGCTGCCCAGCAGCTACAACCTGGTGCTCTCCGACCCCTACGCGCTCTTTGGCATAGCCTACCTGGCCCTCGGCCTCGCCCTGATCTACGGGGCTGACCTCAGGGGCGTCATGTACATGATAGCCTTCCTCTCGCTGTCTGTCTTCATCTACGGCGCCGACATCTACAATTATCACATGACACACGAGCCCGCTGCCGCGGCAGCCATGTACATCTTCATCGCCCTGGCGGCCCTCCTGAGCCCCCTGCTGACCTACAGGAGTACCTCGAGGTGGTTCGCCTATATCGAGATAGTGCTCCTGGTGATAGGAGCTCTCTTGTCGGCCTACATAGGGGCCTCAGCGACGTTTGAGCACACAGCCGGCTGGGTCAAGTGGGTTCCCTTCTACGGCTGA
- a CDS encoding HAD-superfamily, subfamily-IB PSPase-like hydrolase, archaeal, translating into MKVRAVIFDVDGVLTEVDSSWGFVHRALGVQERAREIAERFERGEIDYAEWMRLDTQLWVEATGGRITRWDLEKILSGIPIRREAQDVASCVHRSGRRIALVSGGIDLLVARVAAAVGADIWVANQLSFDKRWRLVPGGLPVVGVNKVKAVRAVLYELGVPPESAMYVGDSKWDVEAMKIVGYPVAMGDDPAVLSVARYRIRSLGELCGLLETIEKGEDK; encoded by the coding sequence ATGAAGGTAAGGGCTGTGATCTTTGACGTTGACGGCGTCCTGACCGAGGTGGACAGCAGCTGGGGCTTCGTGCACAGGGCCCTTGGGGTCCAGGAGAGGGCCAGGGAGATAGCGGAGAGGTTCGAGAGGGGCGAGATAGACTACGCGGAGTGGATGAGGCTTGACACCCAGCTGTGGGTGGAGGCGACTGGAGGGAGGATAACGAGGTGGGACCTCGAGAAGATACTCTCAGGGATCCCAATAAGGAGGGAGGCCCAGGACGTGGCCAGCTGCGTCCACAGGAGCGGCAGAAGGATAGCGCTCGTAAGTGGGGGGATCGACCTCCTGGTGGCCAGGGTCGCCGCGGCGGTAGGGGCTGACATCTGGGTGGCTAACCAGCTGAGCTTCGACAAGCGCTGGCGCCTCGTGCCTGGAGGGCTGCCCGTGGTAGGGGTCAACAAGGTGAAGGCCGTGAGGGCCGTCCTCTACGAGCTCGGCGTCCCGCCCGAGAGCGCGATGTACGTAGGTGACTCGAAGTGGGACGTTGAGGCCATGAAGATAGTAGGTTACCCCGTGGCCATGGGCGACGACCCTGCGGTGCTGAGCGTGGCGAGGTACAGGATCAGGTCACTCGGTGAGCTGTGCGGTCTGCTTGAGACGATAGAAAAAGGGGAAGATAAGTAG